The Bacillus sp. Y1 genome has a window encoding:
- the fsa gene encoding fructose-6-phosphate aldolase encodes MKFFIDTANMDEIREAYSLGVVAGVTTNPSLVAKEKNVSFEDRLREITALVPGSVSAEVIALDAEGMIREGRELASIAPNITIKVPMTPEGLKAVSTFSKEGIKTNVTLIFSANQALLAARAGATYVSPFVGRLDDIGYNGLDLITTIADIFAVHGLETEIIAASIRHPQHVTEAALRGAHIATIPYKVIMQLFNHPLTDKGIEAFLADWKNREN; translated from the coding sequence GTGAAATTTTTTATCGATACAGCAAACATGGATGAGATTAGAGAAGCGTATTCTTTAGGAGTTGTTGCAGGGGTTACAACAAATCCATCATTAGTTGCAAAAGAAAAAAATGTTTCATTTGAAGACCGTCTTCGTGAGATTACGGCATTGGTTCCAGGTTCGGTTAGTGCAGAAGTCATCGCGCTTGATGCAGAAGGTATGATTCGAGAAGGTCGCGAGCTAGCTTCCATTGCTCCAAATATTACAATTAAAGTACCAATGACACCAGAAGGTTTAAAAGCGGTATCTACTTTTTCTAAAGAAGGCATCAAGACAAACGTAACATTAATTTTTAGTGCAAACCAAGCATTGCTAGCAGCAAGAGCTGGGGCTACATATGTATCTCCTTTTGTTGGTCGATTAGATGATATCGGTTACAACGGTCTCGATTTAATCACAACAATTGCAGATATTTTCGCGGTTCATGGTTTAGAAACAGAAATTATTGCTGCTTCAATCCGTCATCCACAGCACGTAACAGAAGCAGCTCTACGCGGGGCGCATATTGCTACAATACCATACAAAGTGATTATGCAATTATTTAATCATCCACTAACAGACAAAGGCATTGAAGCCTTTTTAGCAGATTGGAAAAATAGAGAGAATTAA
- a CDS encoding UDP-N-acetylglucosamine 1-carboxyvinyltransferase — translation MDKLMIAGGDPLKGTVRISGAKNSAVALIPATILADSPVTIEGLPDISDVQILQGLLEEIGGKVTFTNNEMWVDPSEMISMPLPNGKVKKLRASYYLMGAMLGRFKKAVIGLPGGCHLGPRPIDQHIKGFEALGATVTNEQGAIYLRADELRGARIYLDVVSVGATINIMLAAVRAKGRTIIENAAKEPEIIDVATLLTNMGAKIKGAGTDVIRIDGVDELHGCQHTIIPDRIEAGTYLILGAAVGDGLLIDNIIPQHLESLIAKLREMGVPIETSDDQVFVGKAESFKAVDIKTLVYPGFPTDLQQPLTSLLTSAVGTSMVTDTIYGARFKHIDELRRMNANIKVEGRSAIIHGPVKLQGAKVKASDLRAGAALVIAGLMAEGVTEVTGLEHIDRGYSHLVEKLNGLGATIWREAMSKEELEQLKNV, via the coding sequence ATGGATAAGCTGATGATTGCCGGTGGAGACCCTTTAAAGGGAACCGTTCGTATAAGTGGTGCCAAAAACAGTGCAGTCGCACTCATTCCAGCGACCATTTTAGCCGATTCACCAGTAACGATTGAAGGATTACCTGATATTTCCGATGTTCAGATTTTACAAGGACTGCTCGAGGAAATTGGAGGGAAGGTCACTTTTACAAACAATGAAATGTGGGTGGACCCTTCTGAAATGATCTCTATGCCTTTGCCAAACGGAAAGGTTAAGAAACTTCGTGCAAGCTATTATTTAATGGGTGCGATGCTTGGCCGTTTTAAAAAGGCAGTGATTGGATTGCCTGGTGGCTGTCATTTAGGACCAAGACCGATTGACCAACATATTAAAGGTTTTGAAGCACTAGGAGCGACCGTGACTAATGAACAAGGCGCGATCTATCTACGTGCGGACGAGCTTCGCGGAGCAAGAATTTATTTAGACGTTGTGAGCGTTGGTGCAACCATCAATATTATGCTTGCGGCTGTTCGTGCGAAAGGGCGTACGATCATTGAGAATGCGGCAAAAGAGCCGGAAATCATTGACGTGGCTACGTTGCTTACGAATATGGGTGCGAAGATTAAAGGAGCAGGAACAGACGTTATTCGTATTGACGGAGTGGACGAGCTTCATGGCTGCCAGCATACGATTATTCCTGACCGAATTGAGGCCGGTACGTATTTAATTCTTGGTGCAGCGGTAGGAGACGGGCTGTTAATAGATAATATTATTCCTCAACACTTAGAGTCGTTAATTGCGAAGCTTCGTGAAATGGGTGTCCCGATTGAAACAAGCGATGACCAAGTATTTGTAGGAAAAGCCGAATCCTTTAAAGCAGTCGATATTAAAACATTAGTCTATCCAGGTTTCCCAACCGATCTGCAGCAGCCACTAACCTCGTTGTTAACTAGCGCTGTTGGGACAAGCATGGTGACGGATACGATTTATGGAGCTCGCTTTAAGCATATTGATGAATTAAGAAGAATGAATGCAAACATCAAAGTGGAAGGTCGCTCAGCGATTATTCACGGTCCTGTCAAACTGCAAGGTGCCAAAGTGAAGGCTAGTGATTTACGAGCGGGAGCTGCTTTAGTGATTGCCGGGTTGATGGCTGAGGGAGTTACAGAAGTAACGGGCCTTGAGCATATTGACCGTGGGTACAGTCATCTTGTAGAAAAATTAAATGGACTTGGTGCGACTATCTGGCGTGAAGCTATGTCAAAAGAAGAGCTTGAACAATTGAAAAACGTATAA
- a CDS encoding response regulator, translated as MKGKILIVDDQFGIRILLNEVLQKEGYETFQAANGVQALEIVTKNPPDLVLLDMKIPGMDGIEILKRMKVIEKDIRVIIMTAYGELDMIQEAKDLGALTHFAKPFDIDDIRAAVKKYLPVKNS; from the coding sequence ATGAAAGGCAAAATATTAATAGTGGATGACCAATTTGGTATTAGAATTCTGTTAAATGAAGTGCTACAAAAGGAAGGCTACGAAACATTTCAAGCGGCAAATGGAGTACAAGCACTTGAAATCGTGACGAAAAACCCGCCAGACCTTGTTTTACTAGATATGAAAATTCCTGGTATGGACGGAATTGAAATTTTAAAAAGAATGAAAGTCATTGAAAAAGATATTCGTGTCATCATTATGACTGCCTATGGGGAGCTAGATATGATTCAGGAAGCGAAGGATCTTGGAGCGCTCACTCATTTTGCCAAACCATTTGATATTGATGATATTCGTGCGGCAGTCAAGAAGTATTTACCAGTAAAAAATAGTTGA
- a CDS encoding class II fructose-bisphosphate aldolase: protein MPLVSMTDMLKKAKAEGYAVGQFNLNNLEFTQAILQAAEAEKSPVILGVSEGAARYMGGFKTVVKMVEGLLEDYKITVPVAIHLDHGSSFDKCKEAIDAGFTSVMIDASHHPFEENIETTTKVVEYAHSKGVSVEAELGTVGGQEDDVVAEGVIYADVQECKELVSRTGIDCLAPALGSVHGPYKGEPNLGFKEMEEIGAATGVPLVLHGGTGIPTADIQKSISFGTAKINVNTENQIASARTVREVLAAKPDEYDPRKYLGPARDAIKETVIGKMREFGSSGRA from the coding sequence ATGCCTTTAGTATCTATGACAGACATGCTCAAGAAAGCAAAAGCTGAAGGGTATGCAGTAGGACAATTCAACTTGAACAACCTTGAGTTCACACAAGCAATTTTACAAGCGGCTGAAGCTGAAAAATCTCCAGTAATCCTTGGGGTTTCTGAAGGTGCAGCTCGTTACATGGGTGGCTTCAAAACAGTTGTAAAAATGGTAGAAGGTCTTTTAGAAGATTACAAAATCACTGTACCTGTGGCTATCCACTTAGACCACGGTTCAAGCTTTGATAAGTGTAAGGAAGCAATCGATGCTGGTTTTACATCAGTAATGATCGATGCATCTCACCATCCTTTCGAAGAGAATATCGAAACTACAACTAAAGTAGTTGAGTATGCTCATTCAAAAGGTGTATCTGTTGAAGCTGAGCTTGGAACAGTTGGCGGACAAGAGGATGATGTTGTTGCTGAAGGTGTTATCTATGCTGATGTTCAAGAGTGTAAAGAACTAGTATCTCGTACTGGTATCGATTGCTTGGCTCCAGCACTTGGTTCAGTTCACGGTCCTTACAAAGGTGAACCTAACCTAGGCTTCAAAGAAATGGAAGAAATCGGTGCAGCTACTGGTGTACCATTAGTTCTACACGGTGGAACAGGAATCCCAACAGCTGACATCCAAAAGTCAATCTCTTTTGGAACAGCAAAAATTAATGTAAATACTGAGAACCAAATTGCTTCTGCAAGAACGGTTCGTGAAGTGTTAGCAGCGAAACCAGATGAATACGATCCACGTAAATACTTAGGACCAGCTCGCGATGCGATTAAAGAAACAGTTATCGGCAAAATGCGCGAATTCGGTTCTTCAGGTAGAGCGTAA